One region of Glutamicibacter sp. B1 genomic DNA includes:
- a CDS encoding isopenicillin N synthase family dioxygenase: MKNVVTEIPVLDISTSRNADGSFNEDFVAALRDAAHRVGFFQIVGYSSQEGQDQELLDTIAEFFNKPVEQKIKLDNRNSAQFRGYTRMGTEITRGRADAREQIDYGPEREPLAVVPADKPYLNLQGPNQFPEDFPQLEERAMAWAELMNKTGHELLSAIAVGLGLSENHFDEPFADTPSWMGKLVHYVSGDVVPESGNQGVGLHADYGFVTLLLQDQVGGLQVQPYGQEEWIEVPPTPGALVVNLGEMLEVATDGYLMATIHRVIAPPAGVDRYSVPFFYSPRLDAVIDKVELPAELAAEARGVSDDPENPMLASYGANVLKGWLRAHPQTAAIHYPEVLKAKKSA, from the coding sequence ATGAAAAATGTAGTCACCGAGATCCCAGTCCTCGACATTTCTACCTCACGCAATGCAGACGGCAGCTTTAACGAAGATTTCGTCGCCGCCCTTCGTGACGCGGCGCATCGTGTTGGATTCTTCCAAATCGTTGGCTACAGCTCCCAAGAAGGTCAAGACCAAGAGCTGTTGGACACCATCGCAGAGTTCTTCAACAAGCCAGTCGAGCAGAAGATCAAGCTTGATAACCGCAATAGCGCCCAATTCCGTGGTTACACCCGCATGGGCACCGAAATCACCCGCGGACGTGCAGATGCTCGCGAACAGATTGACTACGGACCGGAGCGCGAGCCCCTGGCAGTCGTGCCAGCCGATAAGCCATACCTGAACCTGCAGGGACCAAACCAGTTCCCAGAAGATTTCCCACAGCTCGAAGAACGTGCCATGGCTTGGGCTGAGCTGATGAACAAGACCGGTCACGAATTGCTCTCAGCAATTGCCGTGGGTCTGGGCTTGTCCGAGAACCACTTCGACGAGCCTTTCGCTGACACTCCTTCGTGGATGGGCAAGCTGGTTCATTACGTATCCGGCGACGTTGTTCCAGAATCCGGCAACCAGGGTGTTGGTCTGCACGCCGATTACGGCTTCGTCACGCTCTTGCTGCAGGACCAGGTAGGCGGCCTGCAAGTACAGCCTTATGGTCAGGAAGAGTGGATTGAAGTTCCACCAACTCCGGGCGCTTTGGTCGTCAACCTTGGTGAAATGTTGGAAGTTGCCACTGACGGTTACCTGATGGCCACCATTCACCGTGTCATCGCACCGCCTGCTGGCGTTGATCGTTACTCGGTACCGTTCTTCTACTCACCTCGTCTGGATGCAGTCATTGACAAGGTTGAGTTGCCGGCAGAATTGGCCGCTGAAGCACGTGGCGTTTCCGATGATCCAGAAAATCCAATGCTGGCTTCTTACGGAGCCAACGTACTCAAGGGCTGGTTGCGCGCTCACCCACAGACCGCGGCAATCCACTACCCCGAGGTACTCAAGGCAAAGAAGAGCGCATAG
- a CDS encoding type II toxin-antitoxin system VapB family antitoxin, with product MIFRAIGDKRPYPEHGLVSSRDWSELAPQQVKLDQLVTTKSTLDLETLLSEDSTFYGDLFPHVVRYQGVLYLEDGVHRALRSALHHRSVIHARILDLDDDSIS from the coding sequence GTGATATTTCGAGCAATAGGTGACAAGCGCCCATACCCAGAGCACGGGTTGGTCTCCTCACGTGACTGGAGTGAACTAGCACCCCAACAGGTAAAGCTGGATCAGCTGGTTACGACTAAGTCCACGCTCGATCTTGAAACTTTGCTCTCCGAAGACTCCACTTTTTATGGCGACCTCTTCCCGCACGTCGTGCGCTATCAGGGAGTTCTATATCTTGAAGACGGGGTGCACCGCGCATTGCGTTCGGCACTTCATCATCGTTCCGTAATACACGCGCGGATATTGGATTTGGACGACGATTCGATAAGCTAA
- a CDS encoding LytR C-terminal domain-containing protein yields MRQSEDPADWHGAHIVNEQDLSFSSDRKAKKRARRRQNAVFTVMALLVIAVTAGAVLIVTGNLKLGADATSAETAAPTPVKIENATCPDVNFTYQDPQSFKIRVLNTTNIAGLASDTGKSLEDRGFKISSLTSGWSSLAETTGAVIAGPDGYAQAFTVQRQVPGTVFIFDAEKWGTTVDLAVGEKFEGLQKERKLDTSAGKLVCAPAE; encoded by the coding sequence ATGCGTCAAAGCGAAGACCCGGCCGACTGGCACGGTGCACATATCGTTAATGAACAAGACCTGAGCTTCAGTTCGGATCGTAAAGCTAAGAAGCGTGCGCGTAGACGGCAGAACGCCGTGTTCACAGTGATGGCCCTACTTGTCATTGCAGTCACCGCAGGTGCCGTGCTGATTGTCACCGGAAACTTGAAACTCGGAGCGGACGCCACGAGCGCCGAAACTGCAGCTCCGACGCCAGTAAAAATTGAAAACGCTACGTGCCCTGACGTGAACTTCACTTACCAAGACCCGCAGAGTTTCAAAATACGGGTTCTGAACACCACGAATATTGCCGGGCTCGCTTCGGACACCGGAAAGTCGCTGGAAGATCGCGGTTTTAAGATTTCCTCACTGACCTCTGGGTGGAGCTCCCTTGCGGAGACAACAGGCGCCGTCATTGCCGGTCCAGATGGCTATGCGCAGGCTTTTACCGTTCAGCGCCAGGTGCCAGGGACAGTGTTTATCTTTGATGCAGAAAAATGGGGAACCACTGTAGATCTGGCCGTCGGGGAGAAATTTGAGGGACTGCAGAAGGAACGTAAATTGGATACTTCTGCCGGCAAGCTGGTGTGCGCACCGGCAGAGTAG
- a CDS encoding DsbA family oxidoreductase — MSEISGEQPTESKRLRVDIFSDIACPWCFIGKRRFEKGVEAFEFSQNIDVYWHAYQLDPSLPDNYDGSEAEYLSKMKGLDQAQVQQMLQHVTAQAAEEGLKYDFENLKVANSFTALRVLEFAKQHGAGDEMKEALLSAHFEKGLNTGELSTLLEIADSLGLNTQELSKQLESGAYTDEVNADISQAQQLGITGVPFFVLDGKYGISGAQPAEVFANALTQVYAENVKTQ; from the coding sequence ATGAGTGAAATTTCTGGCGAACAGCCAACCGAATCAAAGCGCCTACGCGTCGACATCTTTTCCGATATTGCCTGCCCGTGGTGCTTCATTGGCAAACGACGCTTTGAAAAAGGTGTTGAAGCATTCGAATTCTCACAGAACATTGATGTGTATTGGCATGCCTATCAATTAGATCCTTCCCTGCCCGATAACTACGACGGTAGCGAAGCAGAATATCTCTCGAAGATGAAGGGACTAGATCAGGCGCAGGTTCAGCAGATGCTGCAGCACGTGACTGCTCAAGCTGCTGAGGAAGGCTTGAAGTACGACTTCGAGAATCTCAAGGTCGCCAATTCCTTTACCGCACTGCGTGTTCTGGAGTTTGCAAAGCAGCACGGAGCCGGCGATGAAATGAAGGAAGCGCTACTCTCGGCACACTTTGAAAAGGGCCTAAATACTGGAGAGCTTTCAACTCTCTTGGAAATTGCAGACTCATTGGGCCTGAATACTCAGGAGTTGAGTAAGCAGCTTGAATCTGGGGCCTACACCGATGAAGTGAATGCCGATATTTCTCAAGCACAGCAGCTCGGTATTACCGGAGTTCCCTTCTTTGTGCTCGATGGAAAATACGGTATTTCCGGGGCACAACCAGCCGAAGTTTTCGCTAACGCACTGACTCAGGTCTACGCGGAGAATGTGAAAACTCAGTAA
- a CDS encoding YoaK family protein — protein MAKNLRWRGILFAGTITAMAGFVDGVGFVHFGGYFLSFMSGNSTRSSAALMTGDITGWITAMSLVSSFVAGVVVATLLTAPLAALRRPVAMYLSAALLLTATATAIIQPHLTALLLAAAMGVVNVSYTRSGEVSLGLTYMTGTLVKLGQALGGAILGLVTGSNQGVSRLLWLRYAVLWAMITVGSLGGVLAYLHLGLGSLWIVGAGMLLWATIALVQELRAQADPQLRVRNRRSDRQRID, from the coding sequence GTGGCAAAGAATCTTCGCTGGCGAGGTATCCTCTTTGCCGGAACCATTACCGCCATGGCCGGTTTTGTGGACGGCGTCGGTTTTGTGCACTTTGGCGGCTATTTCTTGTCATTTATGTCGGGCAACTCTACGCGCTCTTCCGCGGCGCTCATGACCGGTGACATCACCGGGTGGATTACCGCAATGTCCCTGGTGTCGAGCTTTGTCGCCGGTGTGGTCGTTGCGACGCTACTGACGGCTCCTCTGGCCGCGTTGCGCAGACCTGTTGCGATGTACCTCAGTGCAGCCTTACTGCTCACTGCCACTGCCACCGCGATCATCCAGCCCCATCTCACTGCACTTTTGTTGGCAGCCGCCATGGGTGTGGTGAACGTGTCCTATACGCGTTCAGGGGAGGTCTCTTTGGGCCTGACCTACATGACGGGCACACTGGTAAAACTCGGACAGGCCTTGGGCGGAGCCATCCTTGGACTGGTGACCGGTTCCAACCAAGGAGTCAGCAGATTGCTGTGGCTGCGTTATGCGGTGTTGTGGGCCATGATCACCGTGGGTTCGCTCGGTGGCGTGTTGGCTTATTTGCACCTGGGATTGGGCAGTTTATGGATTGTCGGAGCTGGTATGTTGCTGTGGGCCACTATAGCCCTGGTCCAAGAATTGCGTGCTCAAGCTGACCCACAACTTCGGGTTAGGAACCGGCGTTCTGATCGGCAGAGAATCGACTAG
- a CDS encoding amino acid permease — MALGSAIGTGLFYGSSSAIQAAGPAVLFAYMIGGAAVFIVMRAMGEMAVKHPVSGSFAHYASRYLGNFAGFVTGWTFSFEMAIVAIADVTAFGIYMGFWFPQVPQWIWVLTVVLLIATINLMKVKVFGETEFWLAVVKVTAIIAMIVGGAALIIFGFNAPDTETATGFATLMSAGTLFPNGFMGLLLSFAVVMFAFGGIETIGITAGEADDPSKSVPAAINTVPWRILLFYVASLAVVMMLFDWRQIDGSASPFVQIFDGLGLPAVAHVLNAVVITAAVSAINADTFGAGRMLYAMSVAGHAPKSFGRVSRNGVPWMTVVIMAVVLLLGVVLNALLPEALFTIIASIATFATVWVWIMILASYLAMRRREAKEGIDGSVAREYAVPGGTIAAWSALVFMAFVVVLLALSAETRVALYTGVIWLVILGVLYKLLVRPTAAIDQKNNDSLLN, encoded by the coding sequence ATGGCCCTGGGCTCAGCGATCGGAACGGGCCTGTTTTATGGCTCCTCCTCCGCTATCCAAGCCGCCGGACCAGCAGTCCTCTTTGCCTACATGATCGGCGGTGCTGCCGTCTTCATCGTCATGCGTGCCATGGGCGAGATGGCAGTGAAGCATCCGGTCTCCGGGTCATTTGCACACTATGCCTCGCGCTATCTGGGCAACTTTGCCGGCTTTGTTACCGGGTGGACCTTCAGCTTTGAAATGGCCATTGTGGCTATTGCTGACGTGACAGCCTTCGGAATCTATATGGGCTTTTGGTTCCCGCAGGTACCGCAATGGATCTGGGTGCTGACCGTGGTATTACTGATCGCCACAATCAACCTGATGAAGGTCAAGGTCTTCGGCGAAACCGAATTCTGGTTGGCCGTCGTGAAGGTTACGGCAATTATTGCCATGATCGTCGGTGGCGCGGCCCTAATCATCTTCGGTTTTAACGCCCCTGACACCGAGACCGCCACAGGATTCGCCACGCTGATGAGCGCCGGCACGCTCTTCCCCAACGGGTTCATGGGTCTGTTGCTGTCCTTCGCCGTGGTGATGTTTGCCTTCGGCGGCATTGAAACCATCGGTATCACTGCAGGCGAAGCCGATGATCCTTCCAAGTCCGTACCGGCAGCGATCAACACCGTGCCTTGGCGTATCCTGCTGTTCTACGTAGCCTCGCTAGCCGTGGTCATGATGCTCTTTGACTGGCGTCAGATCGATGGTTCGGCCTCACCATTTGTGCAGATTTTTGACGGGCTCGGCCTCCCAGCAGTGGCTCACGTGCTGAACGCCGTGGTGATCACGGCAGCAGTCTCAGCCATTAATGCTGATACCTTCGGCGCCGGTCGTATGCTCTACGCCATGTCGGTGGCCGGCCATGCACCCAAGTCCTTCGGCCGGGTTTCGCGTAATGGCGTGCCATGGATGACCGTGGTCATTATGGCTGTGGTGCTGCTCTTGGGCGTGGTGCTCAACGCGCTGTTGCCTGAAGCACTGTTCACCATCATTGCTTCGATCGCGACCTTCGCTACCGTCTGGGTGTGGATCATGATCTTGGCTTCCTACCTAGCGATGCGTCGCCGAGAAGCTAAGGAAGGCATTGATGGATCGGTTGCTCGCGAATATGCGGTACCTGGCGGAACCATTGCTGCCTGGTCGGCCCTGGTATTCATGGCCTTTGTTGTGGTGCTACTAGCGCTGAGTGCTGAAACTCGCGTGGCCTTGTACACCGGCGTTATCTGGCTGGTGATACTAGGCGTGCTGTACAAGCTCCTGGTCCGCCCTACGGCTGCGATCGATCAAAAGAACAACGACTCGTTGCTGAACTAA